The genomic interval CATGTTGCGATGAAACTCTTCTAGGCGCTCTTTACCCCAGGCGAGCTTTTGATGGCGAAAGGCCATGCCGTTGCTGAGCGTGCTGGTGGCAGCGTGCACCCCTTCGTCCAACTGCTTGGTCCAAAGGCGCATGCGCGCCCGCTCGTCAGCCGCTTTGGGCCGCAATGGCGGCTCGGGATAGGCATCGTCGAGATATTCGCAGATGACGGTCGACTCGACGATGACTTTGCCGTCGTCAACGATGGTCGGCACCACCGCGTTGGGATTGAGCTTTAGATATTCCGGCTTCTGCTGATCGCCGGCGCGCAGATCGAGATGGTGGTTCTCCCACGGCAGACTTTTCTCTGCGAGCGTCATGCGCACCTTCTGCGCGCACACCGACATGTCGTTATGGTAAAGCGCAATCAT from Deltaproteobacteria bacterium carries:
- a CDS encoding glutathione S-transferase family protein; the encoded protein is MIALYHNDMSVCAQKVRMTLAEKSLPWENHHLDLRAGDQQKPEYLKLNPNAVVPTIVDDGKVIVESTVICEYLDDAYPEPPLRPKAADERARMRLWTKQLDEGVHAATSTLSNGMAFRHQKLAWGKERLEEFHRNMPDAKRREQSWENITKGVEEHFFIDAAKRFDKLLGDMEEALSRNSWLSGKEFSLADIGYAPYITRLDHLQLQFFGEGRPHIPAWYERLRERHGYVEAFDRWRNDAYEQLMREKGREVQARVKAIIADSTRRS